The Porites lutea chromosome 4, jaPorLute2.1, whole genome shotgun sequence genome contains a region encoding:
- the LOC140933998 gene encoding collagen triple helix repeat-containing protein 1-like: protein MMRSRVKVTTMLLVLIFWLTGLCSAKDNKPPDTKPLQSCPSCNNGGQTGMWTYMTCIPGTPGAPGRDGAKGDLGSPGKTGTQGPRGADGKKGAKGESGIQGSAGQKGERGDKGDSGTPRLASHMNWKECAWKKEDGTDSGLIYNCDFVKKYADTALHVYFAGNLRVSGCDSCCSRWYFTFNGAECSSPGTIDGAFYMQTGKSQNLLRHRHIEGHCNNIQKGKVRVGFSVGKCVTGHKLADAHTGWHSMNRIFIEEVPKAQQ, encoded by the exons ATGATGCGATCACGAGTTAAAGTGACCACCATGTTGCTTGTACTGATATTTTGGCTCACTGGTCTCTGCTCTGCTAAGGACAACAAACCACCAGACACCAAG CCTCTTCAATCTTGTCCATCCTGTAATAATGGCGGACAAACCGGGATGTGGACATACATGACATGCATCCCAGGAACCCCTGGGGCACCTGGTCGAGATGGAGCCAAAGGAGACCTGGGCAGCCCGGGGAAAACTGGGACCCAGGGACCACGTGGTGCTGATGGAAAGAAAGGAGCAAAAGGAGAGTCTGGGATCCAGGGTTCCGCCGGACAAAAAGGAGAGCGAGGGGACAAAGGCGACAGTGGAACGCCACGACTGGCTTCACACATGAACTGGAAAGAGTGTGCTTGGAAAAAGGAAGACGGCACAGATTCAGGACTGATATAT AACTGTGACTTTGTGAAGAAATACGCGGACACTGCCCTCCATGTCTACTTTGCTGGTAACCTCAGGGTTAGCGGATGTGACAGCTGCTGTAGTCGCTGGTATTTCACCTTTAATGGAGCCGAGTGCAGCTCTCCTGGAACTATTGACGGTGCATTCTACATGCAAACAGGCAAAAGCCAAAATCTTCTCCGTCACCGCCACATTGAAGGTCACTGCAACAACATTCAGAAAGGAAAGGTGCGAGTGGGATTCTCGGTTGGAAAATGCGTCACAGGACATAAGCTTGCTGACGCACACACTGGTTGGCATTCAATGAATCGCATCTTCATTGAAGAAGTACCGAAAGCTCAACAGTAA
- the LOC140933155 gene encoding neuromedin-U receptor 2-like, with amino-acid sequence MSDALLSSNSSGTTRKFSIALETLYCVFFIVGIIENALVFHRIRKTKPRRKLTTNQLLMLHLVVVDILILMTLTPAVLYSAVDITHTSFITCRIMLPMVMFYPYIRVFSQVIIALERRRSVVTPLHPRFTTTAIVSMLCLCWLLSAVFTAPIVWNAALGPRSCGNEKSAPIPSLRLILYTSKIFLHFVIPMTIITACYVQAGLALKKSRYNIFKASQMKSCALQREASRLQNKRVCKAFAIMVVVFAVCTAPLNAICMWIAYGSGKNEVLENQALYCLVANFPVLFASFLDPIIYGTFCFRRRGTYRSKMKKAWDKLLRRK; translated from the coding sequence ATGTCCGATGCTCTGCTATCCAGTAATTCAAGCGGCACAACCAGAAAGTTCTCCATAGCCTTGGAAACACTGTATTGCGTGTTTTTTATCGTTGGAATCATCGAAAATGCCCTTGTATTCCATAGAATCAGAAAAACGAAACCAAGACGCAAATTGACAACAAACCAACTACTGATGCTTCATTTGGTGGTGGTggatattttgattttaatgaCGTTGACACCAGCAGTTTTGTACTCAGCAGTTGACATCACGCACACGTCCTTTATTACATGCCGGATAATGCTTCCAATGGTCATGTTTTATCCATACATACGAGTGTTTTCCCAGGTTATTATCGCTTTGGAAAGAAGGCGCTCAGTGGTGACACCCCTCCACCCTCGCTTCACTACAACAGCAATCGTAAGTATGTTGTGCCTGTGCTGGTTGCTTTCAGCGGTTTTTACAGCACCCATTGTCTGGAATGCGGCGCTTGGTCCTCGTTCCTGTGGAAATGAGAAGTCAGCGCCAATTCCCAGTCTTCGACTCATCCTTTACACGAGCAAAATATTCCTGCACTTTGTCATACCAATGACTATTATTACAGCTTGTTATGTCCAGGCTGGATTGGCTTTGAAAAAATCAAGATACAACATTTTCAAAGCATCACAAATGAAAAGCTGCGCGTTGCAACGTGAAGCGAGTCGTCTGCAAAATAAGCGCGTGTGCAAAGCCTTTGCAATCATGGTCGTTGTGTTTGCCGTCTGCACAGCACCATTAAATGCCATATGCATGTGGATAGCTTATGGTAGCGGCAAAAATGAAGTATTAGAAAATCAGGCCCTGTATTGCTTAGTTGCCAATTTCCCCGTGCTCTTCGCAAGCTTTCTGGATCCTATAATTTACGGAACCTTCTGCTTCCGTCGCCGCGGTACGTATAGATCTAAAATGAAGAAAGCATGGGACAAACTTTTGAGAAGGAAATAA